A segment of the Pieris napi chromosome 5, ilPieNapi1.2, whole genome shotgun sequence genome:
CATTCCGATGTAGTTGGGCCAATTCGAAATGAAACTGTCGGTggtgcaaaatattttgtcacgtttattGACGATTGTACTAGATGGTGCGAAGTTTACTTACTGAAGAGTAAGAGTGGTGTTCTGGAATGTTTCAAAGAATACAAGAGCTATGTTGAGAACCTTACCGCTAAgagaataaagtatttacaaactGATAACGGTGGAGAATactgtaataataagtttGATCAATTCCTGAAACAAGAGGGGATAATAAGAAGACTGACTATACCTCAAACCCCACAGCAGAATGGCGTAGCAGAACGAATGAACAGGACATTAGTTGAAATGGCTAGGTGTATGTTACTTTCATCTAATCTCTCAGCAGGTTTTTGGGGAGATGCTGTATTGGTGGCATGTCATATTAGGAATCGTTGTCCCACGAGTAGTTTGGGTGGTACAATTCCGTACGAGAAGTGGTTTGGCTCTCCAGTGAAGATTGAGTATCTTCAGAAGTTTGGAGCTGAAGTTTATGTTCTAGACAAGAGTCCAACCAAGGACAAATTTGCTGCCAGAAGTGTCAATGGAATATTTATTGGATATCCAATGAACCAAAAGGGATATAAGGTATGGATACCAGTAGACCATAAAACCATTATAGCTAGGGATGTGAAATTCTGCAAGACGAGGCTCGATACTAATGATGACAGGAAATCGGCAATTACTCATGATCCTTTTCAGCTAGATCAATTTTCTGCTGATGTTGATACACCGAAGCCGAAATATGTAAAGGTGGACGTAATACCAAGTACATCTTATTCAGGAACTCGAGAAATGATCGTGGAGACGACTGATTCACCCCTTGGTTCACCTTCTCTATGTCATGAGGAAGATAGTGAAATAGCGCAAGCTGATACAGAGGTAACGTATAAGAGAGGTCCCGGAAGACCAAAACTTCAGAAAGGCCAAGTTGGCCGACCTAAGAAGGTCTATAAAATGATACCCAATGATAATAATGGCCGTGCAGAAGAAACTTTACCTGAGGATGTTGCGTTGACTGTGGAAACTTCCTTAGGGGATGCCCTAAGTAGCGCTGAACGTGCTCTATGGGAGGAAGCAATATTGTCTGAGGTCAAAAGTCttgtaaaaaatgaaacatggGAAATTGTTCAAAAGCCGAGAAATCGAAAAGCGGTAGGATGCCGATATGTATTGACAACGAAGCTTAACGTTGACAAAACCGAGAAGAAGAAAGCACGGTTGGTAGCCAAGGGCTACAGTCAACGATATGGCATCGATTACCGAAACACTTTTTCACCTGTCGTCCGACTAGACACGATAAGACTGCTTACAGCGCTCGCGGTTGAATTAGACATGGAGATACACCAGTTGGATATCAATACTGCATATCTGAATGGATATCTTGACGAGGAAATTTATATGGAGGTTCCAGAATTGTTGACAGAGTGCTTAGgtagaattattaaagaagaaagagacgaaagctTAAAAGAGCAGGCTCGTAAGATGTTAAATGATCTGAAGACAGGTGGAGATGTATGTCGATTGAAGAAATCACTGTATGGCTTGAAACAAGCTGGACGTCAATGGAACAAAAGACttgacaataaattgaagTCAATGCATTTTAAACAGTCTTTGAAGGAACCGTGTCTCTACTATTTGGACGGTAACTCCATTGATACGTCTATATACTTAGCGGTTTATGTTGATGATTTACTGATAGTTTCACGCAATAAAGGTCTCATACAATCTTTCAAAGATGAACTTTCCAaagagtttgatttaaaagaCTATGGACtggcgaaatatattttaggcaTTGACATTGTCAAAAATGAGTATGCCACGAAACTgtcacaacaaaaatatattaatgatttgatgATAAAATTCGGCATGGAGAATTGTAAAGAAACAGTGACCACGCCGATGGAGGTGAATTTTAGACCCGATGGTTCACAAATTCCGCTGGAGAAGGAATGTCCATATAGAGAATTAATCGGAAGCTTGATTTATCTTTCAGCAGGAACTCGTCCGGATATCACACACGCCGTGACAAGATTAGCAGCGTTTTGTGATAATCCTGGACAGATACAGTGGAATGCGGTGAAAAGATTACTTCGTTATCTTAAGAGGACAGCCGATTATGGACTGATTTATCGAAAAACAGGTAAGAGCTTAATTGGTTATTCGGATGCTGACTGGGCAAATTGTCCTATAGATAGGAAGTCATACTCCGGGTATGCTTTTTTGTTAGGAGGGGCTGCGATTTCATGGAAATCCCAGAAACAGAAATGCGTAGCAACTTCAACGTGCGAAGCcgaatatattagtttaaatttggcGATAAAAGAAGCAGTTTACCTGAATAGTCTTATGAAAGAGATAGGGTTGCGCGATTTCGGGAACATAGTGTTGTACTGCGATAATCAAGGTGCCTTATTTCTATCGGAGGATCCAGTCTTCCACGCCCGAACTAAACATTTcgatattcaatattattttataagaagtgTTTTAAGGGAGAATACTGACATACAATTATCGTATGTGTCTACCGAGGAGATGGCGGCGGATGTGCTAACAAAAGCTTTACAAAGACAGAAACATTACCGCTGCATCTCAATGTTAGGTGTAGATTAAGATTGCAtgtctgtatatttttgtaatgactatttagtacatatttgttGTTAAATGTGTATGCAAATCAAGGGGGTGTATTAGaggaaactctttggtaatttgcatacatattatatcgtcatagttcgttatttaaagttggcgttgctatggtcttgttatgtttttatattgtcacttattaataaactggacTGCTGCACGCGACTACCGCTGCACACTTATAACCCAACAAAGTCCGTATGGAGTCCGTATGTCcgtaaattttcataaaagtaaaacagcaataaaaaaatgaaggaacgttggaatttaataaataaatagccataaaccatctagcaattcaatttcgcatcgaatggtggtagtttcatgtcgatacgatcagtggtttaggcgtgattgagcctcaaacgaagaccattttcattatatatatatagaagtaTGGAGGTCTAGTGCGTCCAGAAGTCGCACGGAAGTCTAGTTCGTTTCCAAttaacgaaatttaaaaaaatatatagagtaAAATCTACATCCCTATATGTCCCATAAAtgaaattgcgtcctctaacaaATATTCAgcaaatgtaacatttcaatggactatttAGGAAACTTGTTAAACGTTTTGTTCACTCACTTGTCAGACGGAACCTTAGCGACGACTGAATACCgatatttaatgaaatgtcTAGAGATTCAATTAACTCTCTGATTTAACTACTTTACTGCGACATGTATATATAACGACTACGGAAGCACTAGGGTTGTCTTAAGAAATATATGGATACCTGATGATTATTAAGATTTGAGAAACGAttcttgaacacacacaaaaaaaaataagtttaaaccATATCGCACTAATACTTTGTTTCCGCGTCAGCATGAAACCTAATAGGAGAAGAAatatgtgaaaaataataagcttcattaataattaatgcaTTATTTAGTCTCCaactttcatttaaataatgtaattaaagcagcagtaattttagtttttcagtacacacacacatcTGTAGCGAATAGTTTTAAATCAAAGCGATATATagttatgaaatttaaaataccaaaAATCTAACACTTATTATTAGTAAGTATTACTTAaattatcatacaaaaataattattaatttatattatttctattatatgcAACATAACAAACATACCATAAAATGTTCTATTGCTTTTCAACTTCCAAAGGTTTATTGAACTGTATATCAtatgaaaaatacatataggGGAAGATCGTTACCCTTCGGACGCGGGGCACGTTCatacagtcaaaataaaacttgaaacAAAGTACCAACTATACATCAACGAAGTTTCGCGAAATTCGCACCGATGAGAGTGAAGTTACAGGCATGGACGTGTTTTCGCGCtcggtaagtaattttttgatcaatgtttttgtctcttgttACCGTAGATAAAATAAGATTTCGTGTTGAGTATTCTATCAGTATCtccaatacttaatttatgacgtttttctattaatattaaaattagttatattttgttgttattcaGTTAGTGGGGTACTTTCGGACAAAATGACGACGACGGCCAGGAAAACCACGAATTTATACTGCCACACCCGAAAATAAGAAGTGCTAATCCGCAcgaaagatttaaaaatgtgattctaaatttaagatacctaactaattaaattttgttttacttaaGAAAAGCTATGTAATTTTTGTTCACTATAAGaagaagtattttatttttgtttaatagaagttaaatctttatttttgtgtttaatttcattgctaataaatgaattttgatttatataagTCGTTTTAATCGCACGTACGGAACTACCCCACAGCGTACGAATGTACCCCCAACACTGTACGAAGGTGCCCCGTTGATGGGGCAGATTCGTACGTATTCcagatttagtttaaatcataattatggTTGAAACATCAGATGAaatcatttgtcattttttaatatgaatcgCAGATAGTTAGACTATAAATTTAAGCTATCAGATGATTGATTcatggaaaaagaaaaaaataaaatgtgaaaacCGTACGAAGGGTTCCTTCCCCTACCTAGTGCAGGCATAAGTTTTGTTAGAAATGtaattgcatttttttaatgaagttcttacttttttattgacatttttaaaatttataccaacatatttattaaagtctcagcacaaaataaaaaaaaatgttctattCAAAAAGGCCACCTTTGGCCTTTATACAACCTTTAATCTGTTTGGCCACGAATCTGTGGCTTTACGCACTGTTTCCAAGGACTGACTCAAAGGAGAGATTCAATGTCACCGTGTCAGTAGAGCAGGTCATATCCTCTAAAACTGACCATAATTTGATGTCTTAAGGTTTGAGGTCTGGGCTAGATGAGGGCCAGTCATCAGCTCTTATAAAGTTTGTTTCAAGCCTGGTTTGGGTAGTTCGTGCCTTGTGTCTAGGTGTAGAATCCCGCTGGAAATTCCacggtatatttttaaagaggACTGCATTTTGATACACTTTGGCTGAAGTTTTCAATCCTTTTTCacaaaaatttagttttgtgACTAATTGATAATACACGCGCCACCCAACCATcaattcaatttcaaaaattctttattttgttttacaaaaatttatagtgCTCCATATCCAGTGTACATTATTTCCTGGAATGAAAAAAACTTACAACTAGACACGTTTTTACAGCCATTTTTTaggtttaagaataactttatttctcataagaattgcatacaaaattcacttactgagaaacacgtatttaaaactaagattaaaaattagagcgcacagatgtaggtacatacataaaataacaaaacagaacagcaccaaaaaaatttttttgttttttaaaacgtataaatagataaaactcAAGTTATAATGTTTCGAAAGGTTTTAGCAATAACAAACTATATTTAACAATGAGGTAAACTACCTGGTAATTGTGCAATCTTTAGATGAGATTTGCATTTTGTCATGCCTAAATTTAAGGTGACCAACAGGTGAaacaaaaagaagaaaaaaactataaaaacttatttttttaaacatatttttcttcgGAGTGGATTTTCTTTGCTAAATGAGGATGTTCGTCTAATAATGTAGCCACATCCGATTAACTTTCATTTTGCATATTAAAATTGACTGTTAATACGGCAGATAGGTAATGTTTTTACAGAAAGTTCACTGCTCCAATAATCTTTGCCTAGTGAAAACCCCTTCAACAGCAGAATTAGTGCCTCGACAACTAAAATTATCTATGAAATGTTTTAGAAATACAAATTAGTACTTTCAGAGTACAGGATTTGAAAAGAGTACGGTTTGCGAAAAACGAGTACAAAACTCAGAAAATGAGCATTGTACTCGTCAGTCACCttactaaattgaataactaaatataGTTCTAACAATAAATGGGGTAGCACCGAGAACAAAAGAGTGGACGGCAAGCAATCACAATAGGAACAGTCACCGGCTAAGGCTAGCGCGAGCATCAGCCACGCAACGCACGCGCATTCCAGCTCtatatatagtaaaaataaggCCGGAGGTCGCGCGCGACGCGATGGCCAACACTCGCGCACCTGCGTGGGCCACTGTCAACCTGTTATTCATCGCACTCTAGAAACAAGTGATGGGGTAATTTGTATCGGTTGtatttttagatgtaagataattttttatttatatatttatttttactttgtcggttgttatgtaaatagaattttttaggtaatttgaatataaactCATAAATAGTGggaaacttaattttaatgtgtaaTTTTTGGAGGTTTGTTCGAAACGGAGTATTAAATGCATATTTCAATGCTTTGTTTTGGACAACTTGTAAGCTGTTTAAGTTTGTAGGGCACGTACTGCTCCATACTGAGCAGGCATAGGTTATGCAGGGTCGTACTAAGGTTCGATATAGACTTAGCTTTATTTTGCTACTGAGGCACGATCTTCTATTTAAGATGGGGCTCAGTGCTTTCAAAGCCTTCATGCTCTTGAGCCTGATGTGTTGAGTGTTAAGGGTCCAGTTTGTTGTCTAATATGACACCCAAGTACTTGACAGAGCGACTCCATGGAATCGCATAACCTACAATATTGAGGGTATGAGTACGCAGCGATCTAGGTTTAGATCTAGATTCCCGGAGAACATAATTGCATCTTTTTTAGAaacgttaatttttaattcccACTACCTGAAAAAGGTCGTCAATAAGTCGAGTGAAAGTTGTAGGCGTCTTATGATCAAATCCAGGTCTTTGGAGGAAATAAAGGATGCCGTAGGTATCATCGGCAAAACAGGCGAGATTAGTGCCTGTTTGAATGGGTATATCGTTAAGGTAGgtatagtaaaaatatctGGGGGCCAAGAATTGAACCTTGGGTTTAGGTGAAAAGAGTGTACTATTTATGTGCACCTTGAAACATCTATGGGTTAAGCacgatttcattattttgattattgcTATAGGTACGCCAATTTTTAGCAGTTTGTAGATAAGAGCTTGGTGCCCTAGGTGCATCTAGGAGAAACATGCCTGTAGATTCACGCAAATTGAGTTCATGAGACACAGTCTCAGCTAGTCTAGCGAGCTGTTGGGTAGATGAACGAGCTTCACGAAAGCCAAACTGCTCATCAATTATTATGTGTTCGGTAGCTCAGCGAAGTCGGTTGCATAAAATCTTTTCGAAAAGTTTGCCTAGGCAGGGTAAGAGGCTAATTGGGCGATAACCTACAGGATCAGATGGGTCTTGTGTAAGTTATGACTTTTGCTATTTTCCAATCCTCAGGGAAATATGTCGTCAGTAAGCaggcattaaaaaaatttgttagcAACACAATACACTTATTGTAATTTGTTAATGAACAcgaaatcatatttaaatggCGAAAAATcaaaagaagtttttaaaataatatacgtgttccagattcaaaataattaaaaaattgaaaaaaaaagaaaagtttttattataacgacGTATTTTTAGACGAAAGTAATTGTTCTGTTTTCaaggataaaataaatatatatagactatATTCAttcattcttttattttttgtcataacattactacattattattttcgtgAAAATcgtatttactttttttatttaattatttatttaatagttacGTTAATAACACATCATCAAACTTTTACAACAGCCTTTCCCGTGTTTTCTCCAGCCAGCATGCCGACAAAGGCATCATATAGCTTATCAAACCCTTCGGTCACATGGCTTCTTGTCTTTATCTTGCCTTTTTTTATCCACTGTGCCAAAGCAGCGATAGCCTCTGGCCACCTGTTTTCTGGTTCTGACCACCTGGATACTACAAAACCCTCCACTTTTAGCTGCTTGAATAAGATGAGCGGCAGCAGTGATGTTGTCTTATACGTGGTTGGGTCTTCATTGTACGAACTAATGCAGCCGCAGAGAGAAACTCTTCCATACAAATTCATTTGGCTGTAAATAGCAGTAGTCAGCTCCCCGCCTACGTTGTCAAAATAACAATCTACTCCTTTTGGAGCTGCATCTTTTAAAGCTTTACTAACATCCGCAGTCTGGTAGTTTATAGCTTTGTCGAATCCCAGTTCCTTCTCAAGCCAATGCACTTTGTCATCGGAGCCAGCGAATCCAATAACTCTGCACCCTTTGATCTTTGCAATCTGTCCTACAATGGATCCGACGGCACCCGCTGCTCCCGATACAACCACGGTCTCGCCAGATTTCGGTTTACAGATTTCAAGAAAACCAAAGTAAGCGGTGACTCCAGGCATGCCTAAAGCTCCCAAAGCCATCTCAAGGGGTAGACCATGAAGATCTGGCACTATATATACATTActgtaggtttctttggaaTTGGTCACCACGCTGTAGTCACACCATCCCTTATGAGTAATCACCCTGCAGCCAACTGGAAAGTCTGGGTTCTTTGACTCTGTAATTGTACCTACTTGAAAGCCGAACTGGTCGTATGGAGTTGGTGTACTAGAGTTGTATGCTCTCAAATAAGGATCGACACTGATCCATTCGGCTTTCACGGAGAAATGACCGGTTTTCAGCTGCGGCAATTCATATTCGACAAGTTCAAAGTCTTCCTTTTTGGGAACTCCTTGAAAATGCCTTTTTACGACGTATTTTCTTGCCTTAACCATTATAACACGTTCAGCTGTAAATGGTAAAAAAGTTCCAATTTAATTACCAGTTTTATCATGTCAACATACCTATAcgataactttaaaattattcaagacATTGTGTTAAGTGCAATAATTTACGTTAACAcgatattgaattaaaatacttactgaATAATATGTGACAGGAATCCGATcgtatattactttttattattgcgtttttATGTTCACACTTATCGTATtgaaatatatactttattttttttacaaatattcacgtaattttaaacttagattatattttaaaacgtgcgaataaaatattaaactggTATTTTATCACACTGGTGACTACTACCCAACAACAGGTAGTGAACCGAAATTGGCTAATGACGATGACAATCCATGATATTATCATGTTGCACACACTCACGCTATACACATACGCTGCGCACATTTATTTCTCATCGCCATTATATTACCAAATTTCCGTCTTCCCGGAAGGTCTCAGATGAGTTCGCTCAACGCTGGGAGCTTGCCTCGGACCCGAAGCCTTTTGGCCGAGAAGAACGCGGCGACTCGCGCCTTCGCCAGGGTACCGACCGATGAGTACCGCAGAGCACTCTGCGCCTCGAAGTGCCGAGTTGCGCATACGGGTAATCAGAAGCGAACTCTGGGACCGTCTTACCAGCGAATTGTCACCCTCACACACGGCCTATTGGTCTCTCTCGCGTTCCCTCAAAACCGACACGGTGGCCTCTATGTCCCCCTGTAAAACGTCCAAATCTGCCTGACGCATTCAATGACGACGAAAAAACCCCGTCAACCTAGTGGTGGAGCAGTGCACGCCGTATCTCGAACATAGCGAACCGGCGCACGTTGAACACGTGAACCGCGAAGTCGAACGCATAGTCGTACTGCCCCTCCTCGATCACCCAGGTCAAAACTCTAATCAAGAGTTCACTGCCTCGAAAATCACCAGGTCTCGACACCATCTCGAACAAGGTCCTCCGATGCCTCCTTTCCCATCTGATATGCTTACTAGTGGCCATATTTAATTGCCTCCTCGAAAACTGTACCTCCCCGGCACAGTGGAAAGAGGCCATTGTAATTGGTATTCACAAACCAGGTAAACCCCGTTACAACACCACCAGTTACCGCCCTATCCGCCTTGTCAACACGCTGAGCAAGCTGTACGAGAAGGTAGTCAAAAAGCGCCGATGAGAAGTGTGACTTCAGGCCGGCCCACTCGTGCGTCCATCGGACCACGGAGCACATCCTTTCCGGATAGAAGAGCTCCCTGATACCGAGAGCCACGGGTGCACACTTCTTCGACATAGCAAAGGCTTTCGACAAAGTCTGGCACAAAGGCATGGTTTACAAGCTCTACCACCTTCAAGTGCCGCTAAGACTCGTGCGTATTGTACACGACATGGGAAATGGGGCTTCCAAATAAATCCCGAGAAAAGCGTCGCAGTTCTCTTTGCCAGGGCAACCCCAGCGTTCTCGCTCATTCTCGGGAAAAATTTCGCCTCAAAAAAGAGGTAACCCTATACGGGCAAGCCAAGGGAGAGATGATGTCAAATATTTAGGAGTCACGCTCGATCGCAGCATGTCTTTCCGTAAGCATATAGCCGccggaagcctcttttgtccTCTCTCGCCTCCATTACCTCCTTAATAAAAGGAGTCACATGTCCCTTAGACACAAGGTGACATTATACAAGGCCTGCATCCGACCGTGTATGATATACGCTAGCGTAGTCTGCGCATTGTGTCCCCTCCCATATCCACCGGCTACAGGTGCTTCAGTCGCGAttcatgaaaatattatatcatatattatgtacctacTTTTCATGAGGGTCTTTAGACAGGTGACACCCTATACACCAGTTGTATTGATTAATATATGAATGTTGATTAATGCCATTCTGCTATTAATCAACATTCATATACCTACACATCATTACATCtgcaaaacattaattataattatttcagacTGTCAGTTAATGAAACCACATCCATAGGCCTATACCGTAGATAGAGTATAGAACTAGATGAgcttctaaaataacaataataactaaagagagaaggcattaacgtgaaatatttaagtgcgagcgaaacagtaacagtttttctgtctctggttttatttgtttaacacCGAGCCCTTGGTGGTAAACAAGTTTTCACCACTTACTAATAAATCTG
Coding sequences within it:
- the LOC125049798 gene encoding prostaglandin reductase 1-like, translating into MVKARKYVVKRHFQGVPKKEDFELVEYELPQLKTGHFSVKAEWISVDPYLRAYNSSTPTPYDQFGFQVGTITESKNPDFPVGCRVITHKGWCDYSVVTNSKETYSNVYIVPDLHGLPLEMALGALGMPGVTAYFGFLEICKPKSGETVVVSGAAGAVGSIVGQIAKIKGCRVIGFAGSDDKVHWLEKELGFDKAINYQTADVSKALKDAAPKGVDCYFDNVGGELTTAIYSQMNLYGRVSLCGCISSYNEDPTTYKTTSLLPLILFKQLKVEGFVVSRWSEPENRWPEAIAALAQWIKKGKIKTRSHVTEGFDKLYDAFVGMLAGENTGKAVVKV